A DNA window from Pseudomonas resinovorans NBRC 106553 contains the following coding sequences:
- a CDS encoding alpha-ketoglutarate-dependent dioxygenase AlkB, with product MDLFDDIPLKLPDARLRYEPHFLTPAEARDWLARLLAETPWEQPQVHLHGRYYPVPRLVAWYGDPEASYRYSGLVHQPLPWTPLLAEIRARVEAAVGQRLNGVLLNYYRDGQDSMGWHSDDEPELGRNPLVASLNLGGTRRFDLRRKGASRIEHSLELGHGALLVMSGPTQHYWQHQVAKTRTPCAPRLNLTFRWIR from the coding sequence GTGGACCTGTTCGACGATATCCCCCTCAAGCTGCCCGACGCCCGGTTGCGTTACGAGCCGCACTTTCTCACGCCCGCCGAGGCCCGCGACTGGTTGGCACGGCTGCTGGCCGAAACGCCCTGGGAGCAACCCCAGGTGCATCTCCATGGCCGTTATTACCCGGTACCCCGGCTGGTGGCCTGGTACGGCGACCCCGAGGCCAGTTATCGCTATTCCGGCCTGGTCCACCAACCCCTGCCCTGGACGCCGCTGCTGGCGGAAATCCGCGCGCGGGTCGAAGCGGCGGTGGGGCAGCGCCTGAACGGCGTGCTGCTCAACTATTACCGCGACGGCCAGGACTCCATGGGCTGGCACAGTGACGACGAACCGGAACTGGGCCGCAACCCGCTGGTGGCGTCGCTCAACCTGGGCGGCACGCGCCGCTTCGATCTGCGCCGCAAGGGCGCGAGCCGCATCGAGCATTCCTTGGAACTTGGGCATGGCGCGCTACTGGTCATGAGCGGGCCGACGCAGCATTATTGGCAGCATCAGGTGGCGAAGACCCGTACCCCTTGCGCCCCTCGCCTCAATCTCACCTTTCGCTGGATCCGCTGA
- the ccoM gene encoding cytochrome c oxidase subunit CcoM: protein MFVDTVVLAGIGTVGLMVAFFVGVGYFIWKDSHKRAPR, encoded by the coding sequence ATGTTCGTCGATACAGTGGTTCTCGCCGGTATAGGCACCGTCGGTCTCATGGTCGCCTTCTTCGTAGGCGTCGGTTACTTCATCTGGAAAGACTCGCACAAACGCGCTCCGCGTTGA
- a CDS encoding GNAT family N-acetyltransferase, translating into MPIQTVSRLDELDPQHWDALLPDEQPFLRHAFLCALEQSGSVGGRSGWHPAHHLLRGPAGELRAALPAYLKSHSYGEYVFDWAWADACQRAGIPYYPKLLVAVPFTPVGGARLLAVDDAAAGELLDGVVADVVSDDLSGLHINFTDAFADHHLRGRAGWLERLGCQFHWRNHGYRDFQDFLDALSSRKRKQIRKEREQVAGQGIEFQWRQGHELDEAEWDFVYACYANTYRVRGQAPYLTRNFFSLLAQRMPEAIRVVLAMQGSRPVAMAFSLQGGDTLYGRYWGCLAEFDRLHFETCFYQGIDQAIAAGLQRFDAGAQGEHKLIRGFEPVITRSWHWLAHPGLRAAVDDFLVQERGGVLAYAAEARDLLPFRRD; encoded by the coding sequence ATGCCGATCCAGACAGTTTCCCGCCTCGATGAACTCGACCCGCAGCACTGGGATGCCCTGCTGCCGGACGAACAACCCTTCCTGCGCCATGCATTCCTGTGTGCCCTCGAGCAGAGCGGCAGCGTGGGCGGCCGCAGTGGCTGGCACCCTGCCCACCACCTGTTGCGCGGCCCTGCTGGTGAACTGAGGGCCGCACTGCCGGCCTACCTCAAGAGTCATTCCTACGGCGAATACGTGTTCGACTGGGCCTGGGCCGATGCCTGCCAGCGCGCCGGCATTCCCTACTACCCCAAGCTGCTGGTGGCGGTGCCCTTCACTCCGGTGGGCGGCGCGCGCCTGCTGGCGGTGGATGACGCGGCGGCCGGCGAGCTGCTCGATGGGGTAGTGGCCGATGTGGTTAGCGACGACTTGTCGGGGCTGCATATCAACTTCACCGATGCCTTCGCCGACCATCATCTGCGGGGCCGCGCAGGCTGGCTGGAGCGCCTGGGTTGCCAGTTCCACTGGCGCAACCACGGCTACCGGGACTTCCAGGACTTCCTCGACGCCCTGAGCTCGCGCAAGCGCAAGCAGATCCGCAAGGAGCGCGAACAGGTGGCGGGGCAGGGGATCGAGTTCCAGTGGCGCCAGGGCCATGAGCTGGATGAGGCGGAGTGGGATTTCGTCTATGCCTGCTACGCCAACACCTATAGGGTGCGTGGCCAGGCGCCCTATCTGACGCGCAATTTTTTCAGCCTGCTGGCGCAGCGGATGCCGGAGGCCATTCGCGTGGTGCTGGCGATGCAGGGTAGCCGGCCGGTGGCCATGGCCTTTTCGCTACAGGGGGGCGACACCCTCTATGGGCGCTACTGGGGATGTCTGGCCGAGTTCGACCGGCTGCATTTCGAAACCTGCTTCTACCAGGGTATCGACCAGGCCATCGCCGCCGGTCTCCAGCGTTTCGATGCAGGGGCTCAGGGTGAGCACAAGTTGATTCGGGGTTTCGAGCCGGTGATCACCCGCTCCTGGCACTGGCTGGCCCATCCGGGCCTGCGGGCCGCGGTGGACGATTTCCTCGTGCAGGAGCGGGGTGGGGTGCTGGCCTACGCCGCGGAGGCGCGCGACCTGCTCCCGTTTCGGCGCGATTGA
- a CDS encoding DUF2790 domain-containing protein, whose translation MKMASVVSALLSSLAPSVFAQDGLQNQGAGVAPVDYHYGMEIDVQKVLHRTDTSHKVGVVPVTLVFEDSEGEVHKIRFLEWGGTTVTPDQPGQPEQTA comes from the coding sequence ATGAAAATGGCCTCGGTTGTAAGCGCCCTGCTCTCCAGCCTCGCACCCAGCGTATTCGCCCAGGACGGCCTGCAGAATCAAGGAGCCGGCGTCGCGCCGGTGGACTACCACTACGGGATGGAGATCGATGTCCAGAAGGTGCTGCACCGCACCGACACATCTCACAAGGTCGGCGTCGTGCCGGTCACCCTCGTCTTTGAGGACAGCGAAGGCGAAGTGCACAAGATCCGCTTCCTCGAGTGGGGCGGCACCACCGTCACCCCCGACCAGCCCGGCCAACCTGAACAGACCGCCTGA
- a CDS encoding DUF2790 domain-containing protein translates to MKIASAISAVLASLAPSVFAQEYHRDIGAGIPLVDYHYGMELDVQRVLSRTDISQKAGVVPVTMVYEDSQGELHKVRFLEWSRHTSNS, encoded by the coding sequence ATGAAGATCGCTTCCGCCATCAGCGCCGTTCTCGCCAGCCTCGCCCCCAGCGTGTTCGCCCAGGAGTACCACCGGGACATAGGCGCCGGCATCCCGCTAGTCGACTACCACTACGGCATGGAACTGGACGTGCAGCGCGTTCTCAGCCGTACCGACATTTCCCAGAAAGCCGGCGTGGTGCCGGTCACCATGGTCTACGAGGACAGCCAGGGCGAACTGCACAAGGTTCGCTTCCTCGAATGGAGCCGCCACACCAGCAACAGCTGA
- a CDS encoding ABC transporter ATP-binding protein, protein MLFQRFERLIDVFRQAPDEMPPRSVLHFYIHYLRQVWPIFSALLLVGLIVALIEVALFSFLGRIVDLAQSTPSGQFFALHGEELAWMALVALVLRPLFNGLHDLLVHQSINPSLTNLVRWQNHRYVLKQSLGFFQNDFAGRIAQRIMQTGNSLRDSAVQAVDALWHVLIYSVSALVLFAEADWRLMLPLALWIAGYLYALYYFVPRVKQRSVESSDARSRLMGRIVDGYTNITTLKLFAHTREEEDYAREAIDEQTYHTQMASRVVTAMDTAITAMNGLLIVSTCGLALWLWNQGLISVGAIALATGLVIRINNMSGWIMWVVNGIFDNIGQVQDGMQTIAVPRQVTDRQGALPLRVERGEVRFEGVSFHYGKGSGVIEGLDLVVKPGEKIGLVGPSGAGKSTLVNLLLRLYDLEAGRILIDGQDIAQVTQESLRAQIGMVTQDTSLLHRSIRDNLLYGRPGASDAELLEAVHKARADEFVPQLSDATGRRGFDAHVGERGVKLSGGQRQRIAIARVLLKDAPILILDEATSALDSEVEAAIQESLETLMRGKTVIAIAHRLSTIARMDRLVVLDKGHVVESGTHGQLLENGGLYARLWQHQTGGFVGVE, encoded by the coding sequence ATGCTTTTCCAACGCTTCGAGCGCCTGATCGACGTATTCCGCCAGGCGCCAGATGAAATGCCCCCGCGCAGCGTGCTGCATTTCTACATCCACTACCTGCGCCAGGTCTGGCCGATCTTCAGCGCGCTGCTGCTGGTGGGCCTGATAGTCGCGCTGATCGAAGTGGCGCTGTTCAGCTTTCTCGGCCGTATCGTCGACCTGGCGCAGAGCACGCCCAGCGGCCAGTTCTTCGCCCTGCACGGCGAAGAGTTGGCGTGGATGGCCCTGGTGGCGCTGGTGTTGCGCCCCCTGTTCAACGGCCTGCACGACCTGCTGGTGCACCAGAGCATCAACCCCAGCCTGACCAACCTGGTGCGCTGGCAGAACCACCGCTACGTGCTCAAGCAGAGCCTCGGCTTCTTCCAGAACGACTTCGCCGGGCGCATCGCCCAGCGCATCATGCAGACCGGCAACTCCCTGCGGGATTCGGCGGTGCAGGCGGTGGACGCCCTCTGGCACGTGCTGATCTATTCGGTCAGCGCCCTGGTGCTGTTCGCCGAGGCCGACTGGCGCCTGATGCTGCCCCTGGCCCTGTGGATAGCCGGTTACCTCTACGCGCTCTACTACTTCGTGCCACGGGTGAAGCAACGCTCGGTGGAGTCTTCCGACGCCCGCTCGCGGCTGATGGGACGCATCGTCGACGGCTACACCAACATCACCACCCTCAAGCTCTTCGCCCACACCCGCGAGGAGGAGGACTACGCCCGCGAGGCCATCGACGAGCAGACCTACCACACCCAGATGGCCTCGCGCGTGGTGACCGCCATGGACACCGCCATCACCGCCATGAACGGCCTGCTGATCGTCAGCACCTGCGGCCTCGCCCTGTGGCTGTGGAACCAGGGACTCATCAGCGTCGGCGCCATCGCCCTGGCCACTGGCCTCGTGATTCGCATCAACAACATGTCCGGCTGGATCATGTGGGTGGTCAACGGCATCTTCGACAATATCGGCCAGGTCCAGGACGGCATGCAGACCATCGCCGTGCCGCGCCAGGTCACCGACCGGCAAGGCGCCTTGCCCCTGCGCGTCGAGCGGGGCGAGGTGCGCTTCGAAGGGGTCAGCTTCCACTACGGCAAGGGCAGCGGCGTGATCGAGGGCCTCGACCTGGTGGTCAAGCCTGGCGAGAAGATCGGCCTGGTGGGCCCCTCAGGCGCGGGCAAGTCGACCCTGGTGAACCTGCTGCTACGGCTCTACGACCTGGAAGCCGGGCGCATCCTCATCGACGGCCAGGACATCGCCCAGGTGACCCAGGAAAGCCTGCGCGCACAGATCGGCATGGTCACCCAGGACACCTCGCTGCTGCACCGTTCGATCCGCGACAACCTGCTCTACGGCCGCCCCGGCGCCAGCGATGCCGAGCTGCTGGAGGCGGTGCACAAGGCCCGCGCCGACGAGTTCGTCCCGCAGCTATCCGACGCCACCGGGCGGCGCGGCTTCGACGCCCATGTGGGCGAACGCGGGGTGAAGCTGTCCGGCGGCCAGCGCCAACGCATCGCCATCGCCCGCGTGCTGCTCAAGGACGCGCCGATCCTGATCCTCGACGAAGCCACCTCGGCGCTGGACTCGGAAGTGGAAGCGGCCATCCAGGAAAGCCTGGAAACCCTGATGCGCGGCAAGACCGTGATCGCCATCGCCCACCGCCTCTCCACCATCGCCCGCATGGACCGCCTGGTGGTGCTGGACAAGGGCCATGTGGTGGAAAGCGGCACCCATGGACAACTGCTGGAAAACGGCGGCCTCTATGCGCGCCTCTGGCAACACCAGACCGGCGGCTTCGTCGGCGTGGAGTGA
- a CDS encoding peptidylprolyl isomerase A — protein MLKKLVLGACALLVSLNLMAADNPRVLLTTSAGEIEVELYADKAPVSVKNFLDYVDAGFYDGTVFHRVIPGFMIQGGGFSTDMEQKETREPIKNEADNGLKNLRGTLAMARTQAVNSATSQFFINHNDNAFLDHGSRDFGYAVFGKVLRGMDVVDKIANVPTGNRGMFQNVPQQPVVILSAKRL, from the coding sequence ATGCTGAAGAAACTCGTCCTGGGCGCCTGCGCCCTGCTCGTCTCCCTCAACCTGATGGCCGCCGACAATCCCCGCGTGCTGCTGACCACCAGCGCCGGGGAGATCGAAGTGGAGCTGTATGCCGACAAGGCACCGGTGAGCGTGAAGAACTTCCTCGACTACGTGGACGCCGGCTTCTACGACGGCACCGTGTTCCATCGCGTGATCCCCGGCTTCATGATCCAGGGCGGCGGCTTCAGCACCGACATGGAGCAGAAGGAAACCCGCGAGCCGATCAAGAACGAAGCGGACAACGGCCTGAAGAACCTGCGCGGCACCCTGGCCATGGCCCGCACCCAGGCGGTGAACTCCGCCACCAGCCAGTTCTTCATCAACCACAACGACAACGCCTTCCTCGACCACGGCAGCCGCGACTTCGGCTATGCGGTGTTCGGCAAGGTGCTGCGTGGCATGGACGTGGTCGACAAGATCGCCAACGTGCCCACCGGCAACCGCGGCATGTTCCAGAACGTCCCGCAGCAGCCGGTGGTGATCCTCTCCGCCAAGCGGCTCTGA
- a CDS encoding alpha/beta fold hydrolase produces MSYFENDGCQLHYEDYGHGMPVVLVHGLGSSTRDWEYQVPVLAAHYRVIVIDVRGHGRSDKPRERYDIATYAEDVAALIEHLSLIDVHLVGISMGGMIGFQLGVDHPELLRSLTIVNSGPEVKPHSPKDYLEIAKRWTLSRVLSLETIAKALGRLLFPLPEQADLRRKIEERWPQNDKRAYLSALDAIIGWGVRDRLQRIQCPTLVITADHDYTPVAQKEAYVKELPDARLVVIKNSRHATPLDQPEHFNATLLDFIDEVERNKDQTPC; encoded by the coding sequence ATGTCCTATTTCGAGAACGACGGCTGTCAGTTGCACTATGAGGACTACGGACACGGCATGCCGGTGGTGCTGGTCCACGGCCTGGGTTCCAGTACCCGGGATTGGGAATACCAGGTCCCCGTCCTCGCCGCCCACTACCGGGTCATCGTCATCGACGTACGCGGCCACGGCCGCTCCGACAAGCCCCGGGAACGCTACGACATCGCCACCTACGCCGAGGACGTGGCGGCGCTGATCGAACACCTGAGCCTGATCGATGTGCACCTGGTGGGCATCAGCATGGGCGGCATGATCGGCTTCCAGCTGGGCGTCGACCACCCCGAGCTGCTGCGCAGCCTGACCATCGTCAACAGCGGTCCCGAGGTGAAGCCCCACTCGCCGAAGGACTACCTGGAGATCGCCAAGCGCTGGACCCTGTCGCGGGTGCTCAGCCTGGAGACCATCGCCAAGGCCCTTGGCCGCCTGCTGTTCCCCCTGCCGGAACAGGCCGACCTGCGCCGCAAGATCGAGGAACGCTGGCCGCAGAACGACAAACGCGCCTACCTTTCCGCCCTGGACGCCATCATCGGCTGGGGCGTTCGCGATCGCCTGCAGCGCATCCAGTGCCCGACACTGGTCATCACCGCCGACCACGACTACACCCCGGTCGCGCAGAAAGAGGCCTATGTTAAGGAGCTACCGGACGCGCGCCTGGTGGTCATCAAGAACTCCCGTCACGCCACGCCCCTGGATCAACCCGAACACTTCAACGCCACCCTGCTCGACTTCATCGACGAAGTAGAGCGCAACAAGGACCAAACCCCATGCTGA
- a CDS encoding LysR family transcriptional regulator: MKAPRVTLDQWRTLQAVVDHGGFAQAAEATHRSQSSVSYTVARMQEQLGVPLLRIEGRKAVLTEAGEVLLRRSRQLVKQASQLEDLAHHMEQGWEAEVRLVVDAAYPNARLVRALSAFMPQSRGCRVRLREEVLSGVEEVLLEGSADLAITGLDIQGYLGAGLCSVEFIAVAHPDHPLHRLQRQINFQDLESQLQVVIRDTGRTQPRNVGWLGAEQRWTVGSLSTAANFVSSGLGFAWLPRHIIERELKEGQLKPLPLEQGGSRHPSFYLYANKDKALGPASQILVELIKNFDAAPLDAPFAAPVSSA, from the coding sequence ATGAAAGCCCCGCGCGTAACCCTGGATCAGTGGCGCACCCTACAGGCGGTCGTGGACCACGGCGGCTTCGCCCAGGCCGCCGAAGCGACCCACCGCTCGCAGTCCTCGGTCAGCTACACGGTGGCGCGCATGCAAGAACAGCTCGGCGTTCCGCTGTTGCGCATCGAAGGACGCAAGGCCGTGCTCACCGAAGCCGGCGAAGTGCTGCTGCGTCGCTCGCGGCAGCTGGTCAAGCAGGCCAGCCAGCTGGAAGACCTCGCGCACCACATGGAGCAGGGCTGGGAAGCCGAAGTGCGCCTGGTGGTCGACGCGGCCTACCCCAACGCCCGCCTGGTGCGTGCCCTCTCCGCCTTCATGCCGCAGAGCCGTGGCTGCCGCGTGCGCCTGCGCGAGGAAGTGCTCTCCGGCGTGGAGGAAGTGCTGCTGGAAGGTTCGGCGGACCTGGCCATCACAGGCCTGGATATCCAGGGCTACCTGGGCGCCGGTCTCTGCTCCGTGGAATTCATCGCGGTCGCCCACCCCGACCACCCGCTGCACCGCCTGCAGCGGCAGATCAACTTCCAGGACCTGGAAAGCCAGCTGCAAGTGGTGATCCGCGACACCGGCCGCACCCAGCCGCGCAACGTCGGCTGGCTCGGCGCGGAACAACGCTGGACGGTGGGCAGCCTGTCCACCGCCGCCAACTTCGTCAGCAGCGGCCTGGGCTTCGCCTGGCTGCCCCGGCACATCATCGAGCGGGAACTCAAGGAAGGCCAGCTCAAGCCCTTGCCCCTGGAGCAGGGTGGCAGCCGCCACCCCTCCTTCTACCTCTACGCCAACAAGGACAAGGCCCTCGGCCCGGCGTCGCAGATCCTGGTCGAACTGATCAAGAACTTCGACGCGGCTCCGCTGGACGCCCCCTTCGCGGCTCCGGTTTCCAGTGCCTGA
- a CDS encoding FMN-dependent NADH-azoreductase, producing the protein MSRVLVIESSARQQGSVSRQLTQDFIAKWQTEHPADEITVRDLAVDQVPHLDADLLGGWMKPADQHSESEQAALQRSNLLTEELLAADVLVMAAPMYNFAIPSTLKSWLDHVLRAGVTFKYTETGPKGLLTGKRAFVLTARGGIYSGSALDHQEPYLRQAMGFIGIHDVTFIHAEGLNLGNEFQEKGLASARAQLAQVA; encoded by the coding sequence ATGTCCCGCGTACTTGTCATCGAAAGCAGCGCCCGCCAGCAAGGTTCCGTTTCCCGCCAGCTCACCCAGGACTTCATCGCCAAGTGGCAAACCGAGCACCCGGCCGATGAAATCACCGTCCGCGACCTCGCCGTCGACCAGGTACCGCACCTGGACGCCGACCTGCTGGGTGGCTGGATGAAACCGGCCGACCAGCATAGCGAAAGCGAGCAGGCCGCCCTGCAACGCTCCAACCTGCTGACCGAAGAGTTGCTGGCTGCCGACGTACTGGTGATGGCGGCTCCCATGTACAACTTCGCCATTCCCAGCACCCTGAAATCCTGGCTCGACCATGTGCTGCGCGCCGGCGTTACCTTCAAGTACACCGAGACCGGTCCCAAGGGCCTGCTCACCGGCAAGCGCGCCTTCGTCCTGACCGCCCGGGGCGGCATCTACTCCGGCAGCGCGCTGGACCACCAGGAACCCTATCTGCGCCAGGCCATGGGCTTCATCGGCATCCACGATGTGACCTTCATCCACGCCGAAGGCTTGAATCTCGGCAACGAGTTCCAGGAGAAAGGCCTGGCCTCCGCCCGCGCCCAACTGGCCCAGGTGGCCTGA
- the rarD gene encoding EamA family transporter RarD, with translation MKLSGRGVALSLTASFLFALMPGYVRELAPLDGVQIFAQRVLWSIPAVLLLLVVSRQWPTFISVLGRLRREPLLLAALPMAAVLIGVQWGLFLWAPLQGRMLEVSLGYFLLPLAMVLAGRVFYAERLRPLQALAVLCALLGVLHELWLTRAFSWLTLVTALGYPPYFMLRRWMRLDALSGFILEMAVLAPLAIWLILNFSPPGAFSTTPQLWWLIPGLGLLGTLAFAAMMASSRLLPLGLFGILSYVEPVLLFAVAVAFLGEPFNPDQLWTYLPIWLAVLLIGWDSANLLRKQARQGF, from the coding sequence ATGAAGCTGTCCGGTCGTGGCGTTGCGCTGTCGCTGACAGCCTCCTTCCTGTTTGCCCTGATGCCCGGTTACGTGCGCGAGCTGGCGCCGCTGGATGGCGTGCAGATCTTCGCCCAGCGGGTGCTCTGGTCCATTCCGGCGGTGCTGCTGCTACTGGTGGTCAGCCGCCAGTGGCCCACCTTCATCTCGGTGCTCGGGCGGCTGCGTCGCGAGCCGCTATTGCTGGCCGCGCTGCCGATGGCGGCGGTGCTGATCGGCGTGCAATGGGGCTTGTTCCTCTGGGCGCCGCTGCAGGGGCGGATGCTGGAGGTGTCCCTCGGCTACTTCCTGCTGCCCCTGGCGATGGTGCTGGCCGGACGGGTGTTCTACGCCGAACGCCTGCGGCCGTTGCAGGCGCTTGCGGTGCTCTGCGCGCTGCTCGGGGTGCTGCACGAGCTGTGGCTGACCCGTGCCTTCTCCTGGCTGACCCTGGTCACCGCCCTCGGCTACCCGCCGTATTTCATGCTGCGTCGCTGGATGCGGCTGGATGCCTTGTCCGGCTTCATCCTGGAAATGGCGGTGCTGGCGCCGCTGGCGATCTGGCTGATCCTGAACTTCTCGCCGCCGGGTGCGTTCAGTACCACGCCGCAGCTCTGGTGGCTGATCCCCGGCCTCGGGTTGCTGGGTACCCTGGCGTTCGCCGCCATGATGGCGTCGAGTCGCCTGTTGCCCCTGGGGCTGTTCGGAATCCTCAGCTACGTGGAGCCGGTGCTGCTGTTCGCGGTGGCCGTGGCCTTCCTCGGCGAACCCTTCAACCCGGACCAGCTCTGGACCTACCTGCCCATCTGGCTGGCGGTGCTGCTGATCGGTTGGGACAGTGCCAATCTGTTACGGAAGCAGGCGCGGCAAGGCTTCTAG
- a CDS encoding NUDIX domain-containing protein, with translation MTTLNIAAACLLDPQDRLLLVRKRGTRALMLPGGKREAGESALQALQRELLEELQLHLDASALEPLGRFRAPAANEADTWVDAEIFVARLPHAVQAAAELEELAWLEPGQPHPENLAPLLRDHVLGLVRKVVERRSGKAKSAEEAQFTCCK, from the coding sequence ATGACCACCCTGAACATCGCCGCCGCCTGCCTGCTGGACCCACAGGACCGCCTGCTACTGGTTCGCAAGCGCGGTACCCGGGCACTGATGCTGCCCGGCGGCAAGCGCGAAGCCGGCGAAAGCGCACTCCAGGCCCTGCAACGCGAACTCCTGGAAGAACTCCAGCTGCACCTGGATGCCTCGGCCCTTGAACCACTGGGCCGCTTCCGCGCGCCGGCCGCCAACGAGGCGGACACCTGGGTGGATGCCGAGATATTCGTCGCCCGCCTGCCCCACGCGGTCCAGGCGGCGGCCGAACTGGAGGAACTGGCCTGGCTGGAGCCGGGCCAGCCCCATCCGGAGAACCTGGCCCCGCTGCTGCGGGACCATGTGCTAGGCCTTGTACGAAAAGTCGTCGAGCGAAGGTCAGGCAAGGCGAAATCGGCCGAAGAAGCGCAGTTTACGTGTTGTAAATGA
- a CDS encoding dihydrofolate reductase family protein yields MQAALIYYVATSLDGYIARPDGRVDWLQALDQAGDDHGFQAFYDSIDGLLMGRVTYETVLAFGGDWPYPAKPCTVLTRGEPTPATADVHISHDTPAQAIEQLAALGCRRIWLVGGGSLAGTCYSAGLLDELVVSIIPRILGAGIPMIATNLERRLQLREQRSFPTGVVQLHYQLLPETETP; encoded by the coding sequence ATGCAAGCCGCCCTGATCTACTACGTCGCCACCAGCCTCGATGGCTACATCGCCCGCCCCGATGGCCGCGTCGACTGGCTGCAAGCCCTGGACCAGGCCGGCGACGACCACGGCTTCCAGGCGTTCTACGACAGCATCGACGGGCTGCTGATGGGGCGGGTGACCTACGAAACCGTGCTCGCCTTCGGTGGCGACTGGCCCTACCCCGCCAAGCCCTGCACCGTGCTCACCCGTGGCGAGCCGACGCCCGCCACCGCGGATGTCCACATCAGCCATGACACCCCCGCCCAGGCCATCGAGCAGCTGGCCGCCCTGGGTTGCCGGCGCATCTGGCTGGTGGGTGGTGGCTCGCTGGCCGGGACCTGCTACTCTGCCGGGCTGCTCGACGAGCTGGTGGTCAGCATCATCCCGCGCATCCTCGGTGCCGGCATCCCGATGATCGCCACCAACCTCGAACGCCGCCTGCAGCTACGCGAGCAGCGCAGCTTCCCCACTGGCGTGGTGCAGCTGCACTACCAACTTCTTCCTGAAACCGAGACGCCATGA
- a CDS encoding DEAD/DEAH box helicase produces the protein MFSQFALHERLLKAVAELKFVEPTPVQVAAIPPALEGRDLRVTAQTGSGKTAAFVLPLLNRLIGEAKPRERIRSLILLPTRELAQQTLKEVERFSQFTFIKSGIVTGGEDFKEQAALLRKLPDVLVSTPGRLIEHLNSGTVDLREVEVLVLDEADRMLDMGFAEDMQRITELCANRQQTLLFSATTGGNALREVANNVLRDPLHLRLNSIDQLSEGTRHQIITADHAEHKEQLARWLLANETYQKAIIFTNTRVQADRLYGHLVAGGYKAFVLHGDKDQKDRKLAIDRVKQGGTKVLVATDVAARGLDIEGLDLVINFDMPRSGDEYVHRVGRTGRAGGEGLAISLICHNDWNLMSSIERYLKQSFERRTIKELKGTYSGPKKVKASGKAAGVKKKKTDKKGDKKTTAKAAAPKRRPNKPREETRVVSSDGLAPLKRRKTEE, from the coding sequence GTGTTTTCCCAATTCGCCCTGCACGAACGTCTGCTCAAGGCCGTTGCCGAACTCAAATTCGTCGAGCCGACCCCGGTGCAGGTGGCGGCCATCCCGCCGGCCCTGGAAGGGCGCGACCTGCGGGTAACCGCCCAGACCGGCAGCGGCAAGACCGCCGCCTTCGTCCTGCCTCTGCTCAACCGCCTGATCGGCGAAGCCAAGCCGCGCGAGCGCATCCGCTCGCTGATCCTGCTGCCCACCCGCGAGCTGGCCCAGCAGACGTTGAAGGAAGTGGAGCGGTTCTCCCAGTTCACTTTCATCAAGTCCGGCATCGTCACCGGTGGTGAGGACTTCAAGGAGCAGGCCGCGCTGCTGCGCAAGCTGCCCGACGTGCTGGTGTCCACCCCCGGCCGCCTGATCGAACATCTCAACTCCGGCACCGTGGACCTGCGCGAAGTCGAAGTGCTGGTGCTGGACGAGGCCGACCGCATGCTCGACATGGGCTTCGCCGAGGACATGCAGCGCATCACCGAGCTCTGCGCCAATCGCCAGCAGACCCTGCTGTTCTCCGCCACCACCGGCGGCAACGCCCTGCGTGAAGTGGCCAACAATGTGCTGCGCGACCCGCTGCATCTGCGCCTGAACAGCATCGACCAGCTCAGCGAGGGCACCCGCCATCAGATCATCACGGCCGACCATGCCGAGCACAAGGAACAGCTGGCGCGCTGGCTGCTGGCCAACGAGACCTACCAGAAGGCGATCATCTTCACCAACACCCGTGTCCAGGCCGACCGTCTCTACGGCCACCTGGTGGCCGGCGGCTACAAGGCCTTCGTCCTGCACGGCGACAAGGACCAGAAGGACCGCAAGCTGGCCATCGACCGTGTGAAGCAGGGCGGTACCAAGGTGCTGGTCGCCACGGACGTCGCCGCCCGTGGCCTGGACATCGAAGGGCTGGACCTGGTGATCAACTTCGACATGCCGCGTTCCGGTGACGAGTACGTGCACCGTGTCGGCCGTACCGGCCGTGCCGGTGGCGAGGGCCTGGCGATTTCGCTGATCTGCCATAACGACTGGAACCTGATGTCCAGCATCGAGCGTTACCTCAAGCAGAGCTTCGAGCGCCGGACCATCAAGGAGCTCAAGGGCACCTACAGCGGTCCGAAGAAGGTCAAGGCGTCCGGCAAGGCCGCCGGCGTCAAGAAGAAAAAGACCGACAAGAAGGGCGACAAGAAGACCACCGCCAAGGCCGCCGCACCCAAGCGCCGGCCGAACAAGCCGCGCGAGGAGACCCGCGTGGTGAGCAGCGATGGCCTGGCGCCGCTCAAACGTCGCAAGACCGAAGAGTGA